In a genomic window of Methanoregula sp. UBA64:
- a CDS encoding DsrE family protein, whose product MVKTIKARGIRAPNAGFLATNVIKDLETPGEEVRFIVSPGAEAGMEAVARKYGYKTEITPHEKEVEVRMVPSETTTEEIDVTGETCPGPVMIVGEKLSSLAPGDRLKVKCRSADTLADVSAAIIASGSKVVGEGTEGDRHFITVEKAEKKEPAAGAAGMVSKDRVVVAQSNGIGNAERAYATFIFSKVALSMGKKVTIFFLMDGVGIARKGNAATVKHPAFPVLSELMDEVIKAGVTVYACELSASFRGIGEADLVPGVKLAGAATFIQLLSDPGNAVVNF is encoded by the coding sequence ATGGTAAAGACCATCAAGGCCCGGGGAATCCGGGCCCCAAACGCAGGGTTCCTTGCAACCAATGTGATAAAGGACCTGGAGACTCCCGGCGAAGAAGTCCGGTTTATCGTAAGCCCCGGTGCCGAAGCCGGCATGGAGGCCGTGGCCCGGAAGTACGGGTACAAAACTGAGATTACACCGCACGAGAAGGAGGTAGAGGTCCGCATGGTACCTTCGGAAACAACCACAGAAGAGATCGATGTCACGGGAGAGACCTGTCCCGGCCCGGTCATGATCGTAGGCGAGAAGCTTTCGTCCCTTGCCCCGGGCGACCGGCTGAAGGTAAAGTGCAGGAGCGCCGACACTCTTGCCGATGTCTCTGCCGCGATCATTGCATCGGGTTCGAAGGTTGTCGGAGAGGGTACAGAAGGCGACCGGCACTTCATTACGGTAGAGAAAGCCGAGAAGAAAGAGCCTGCGGCAGGCGCTGCGGGCATGGTCTCAAAAGACCGGGTCGTGGTAGCCCAGAGCAATGGGATCGGGAACGCCGAGCGGGCCTATGCTACGTTCATCTTCTCGAAAGTCGCGCTCTCCATGGGAAAGAAGGTGACGATCTTTTTCCTGATGGACGGCGTGGGTATTGCCCGGAAGGGAAACGCTGCAACGGTCAAACACCCGGCATTTCCGGTCCTTTCAGAGCTCATGGACGAGGTCATCAAAGCCGGTGTAACGGTGTATGCCTGCGAGCTTTCGGCATCGTTTCGCGGGATTGGCGAAGCGGATCTTGTCCCCGGTGTCAAGCTTGCCGGCGCTGCGACCTTTATCCAGCTTTTGAGCGACCCGGGAAATGCCGTGGTGAACTTTTAG
- a CDS encoding DUF169 domain-containing protein, with amino-acid sequence MKYESLGTELIGLLGLKGSPVAVKLAKTPADIPVGYQKVTEKHRHCQFVQDARLKGMTGYATRPEHLCRGGAAVMGIEPSPEIVSDGTTYQKLGNFKTVEGAVETVSAVPKTGKQFYASVYAPLEKAEFDPDVVVIVATPRQALRLSQAYLYATGGRFAADYSGIQSLCADAVVAVRERGVPNMTLGCNGSRKYSGIAEDEVIFGVPTKDLEKIVTALKAFKEKWG; translated from the coding sequence ATGAAGTATGAATCTCTGGGAACGGAACTGATCGGACTCCTTGGGTTGAAGGGCAGCCCGGTCGCGGTAAAGCTTGCAAAGACCCCTGCGGATATCCCGGTGGGATACCAGAAGGTTACGGAAAAACACCGGCACTGCCAGTTCGTGCAGGACGCACGCCTCAAGGGAATGACCGGCTATGCAACCCGGCCGGAGCACCTCTGCCGGGGCGGGGCGGCTGTCATGGGGATCGAGCCATCCCCGGAGATTGTCTCTGACGGCACTACCTACCAGAAGCTTGGGAACTTCAAGACCGTTGAGGGAGCTGTTGAGACCGTGAGCGCGGTGCCAAAGACCGGCAAACAGTTCTATGCCTCGGTCTATGCGCCGCTCGAGAAGGCAGAGTTCGACCCTGACGTTGTCGTGATCGTGGCAACGCCCCGGCAGGCCCTCCGGCTCTCGCAGGCTTATCTCTATGCCACCGGTGGCCGGTTTGCCGCGGATTACTCCGGCATCCAGTCGCTTTGTGCCGATGCCGTGGTTGCGGTGCGGGAGCGCGGGGTCCCCAACATGACGCTTGGCTGCAACGGCTCGCGGAAGTATTCCGGGATTGCCGAGGACGAGGTGATCTTCGGTGTCCCGACAAAGGATCTGGAAAAGATCGTAACAGCCCTGAAGGCCTTCAAAGAAAAGTGGGGGTAA
- a CDS encoding GAF domain-containing protein, with translation MSPRDPEKENLSETEQLIVSYLAANPPEEGMLDKIALGTGKSRATVLKYLNALHDRGVLCYRIIGRNKLWTVKNARAQQLSPLTGSPAAGIAKLAFRAFELHAALLHRAGLEAGLDIPGTVVFTILDDTTIVVKNRPAESLFPDATSLNELLCPRDAALLAAALNGKRGSEPVRLELSLKEQTGVLRRYRLTFFFPPPAGPSGCIAAIGENPADMTRTTEDLASLLYIIRAAGATRTEDALLSVAMKGIRERLVPFRAGLVFLDDMRVAYADRRVPAAALPGLTPLVKRCRDSLTTIAIGKDDPAYPALTIIGGGEAPAGALVVPVIDGEEATGAFLLLTDTEVTAKNIGNVEIVADEIAGNLKLQRLDRERSEYVNTLLAQTRLSAILNDERDEDALLSKSIQAVMDTLGFEMGCVYLKNEKDDMVTRVKKNMPENLEKMCVSGVFDSLFGQAFANKAVVYLTPESPAFAGLDPAVQKSGVRTILIIPIRNGDTVEGLLNMGSPEERPYLPASLDTLATLGLQLGTALERSRFARALEGRTT, from the coding sequence ATGTCTCCCCGCGATCCGGAAAAGGAAAATCTTAGCGAGACCGAACAGCTGATAGTCTCGTACCTTGCTGCAAACCCTCCCGAAGAGGGGATGCTCGATAAGATCGCTCTGGGCACCGGCAAGAGCCGGGCAACGGTGCTCAAGTACCTTAACGCGCTCCACGACCGGGGTGTTCTCTGCTACCGCATCATCGGCCGGAACAAGCTCTGGACGGTAAAAAACGCCCGGGCACAACAACTATCCCCGTTAACCGGTAGTCCTGCCGCAGGAATTGCTAAGCTTGCGTTCCGGGCCTTTGAGCTGCACGCTGCGCTGCTCCACCGCGCCGGGCTGGAGGCCGGACTCGATATCCCGGGCACGGTCGTATTCACGATTCTCGATGATACCACGATTGTTGTTAAAAACCGGCCTGCCGAGTCGCTTTTCCCGGATGCCACATCGTTAAACGAGCTCCTGTGTCCCAGAGATGCAGCGCTCCTTGCAGCAGCACTCAATGGAAAACGGGGCAGCGAACCGGTCCGCCTCGAACTATCCTTAAAAGAACAGACCGGTGTCCTGCGCAGGTACCGCCTCACCTTCTTTTTCCCCCCGCCCGCAGGCCCCTCGGGCTGCATTGCGGCGATCGGCGAAAATCCTGCCGACATGACGCGGACAACCGAAGATCTCGCATCGCTTCTCTACATCATCCGGGCCGCGGGAGCCACACGGACCGAGGATGCACTCCTCAGCGTAGCCATGAAAGGGATCCGGGAGCGTCTTGTACCTTTCCGGGCCGGTCTTGTCTTCCTTGACGATATGCGGGTGGCATATGCAGATCGCCGGGTCCCGGCCGCCGCTCTCCCGGGGCTCACGCCTCTCGTGAAGCGCTGCCGGGATTCCCTGACCACCATTGCAATCGGGAAAGACGACCCGGCATATCCAGCCCTTACGATCATCGGGGGAGGAGAAGCGCCGGCAGGGGCTCTTGTGGTCCCGGTGATTGACGGGGAAGAGGCAACAGGGGCGTTCCTCCTTTTAACCGACACGGAGGTTACCGCCAAAAACATCGGGAATGTCGAGATCGTAGCAGATGAGATAGCAGGGAACCTCAAGCTGCAGCGCCTGGACCGCGAGCGCAGCGAGTACGTGAACACGCTCCTTGCCCAGACACGACTTTCGGCAATCCTGAATGATGAGCGGGATGAAGATGCCCTCCTTTCAAAAAGCATCCAGGCCGTGATGGATACCCTTGGTTTCGAGATGGGGTGCGTGTACCTGAAAAATGAAAAGGACGACATGGTCACCCGGGTAAAAAAGAACATGCCGGAAAATCTCGAAAAGATGTGCGTTTCCGGCGTGTTCGACTCCCTGTTCGGGCAGGCATTTGCCAACAAGGCGGTTGTCTACCTGACTCCCGAATCCCCGGCCTTTGCCGGGCTGGACCCTGCCGTACAAAAAAGCGGCGTGCGCACGATCCTTATCATTCCCATCCGGAACGGCGATACGGTCGAGGGCCTGCTCAACATGGGGAGCCCAGAAGAGAGACCGTACCTCCCGGCGAGTCTCGATACTCTCGCAACACTCGGCCTCCAGCTCGGAACGGCACTGGAGCGGTCACGGTTTGCCCGTGCGCTGGAAGGCCGCACTACCTGA